The Paenibacillus beijingensis nucleotide sequence AAGCGGATCGGCCGCCGCACCAAACGGCCGCGGCGGATGCTTATGCGCAGCCGTCTTTTCCTGCATGGACGCAGCAGCTGCAGCAGGCGATACGTCCGCAGCCGCCGCACGAGCCGGTGACGGAACCGTTTGCCGGGGAAGCGGAAAGCCATTCCGATATATCTGCCGGGTATACGAGTTATCCGGAGAAGGACAGGGAGCCCGAACCCCAAGGATGGGAGCTGCTGTCCGGGGGAGCGGATGCACAGCTATATAATGAGCCTGAAGAAGAGGATCAATACCAGGATGTACCGGATCGTGCGGAAGCGGAGGCGTACTTTCATTCCGTAGCCGGAGCATATGCGGAACAAACGGAAGGTGCGGATCAACGGCCGGATGAAGATGAGGCGGAGGAGGAGCCGGTTTATTTTTCCCCGTTCTTTACGGAGCCTGAGGCGTCGTTCGCCGCAGCTCCGCCGGATAACGAAAAACAGGAGATGCGGGTAGCGGTCGGCAGCAAGAAGCCGCACCAACCGCAGGAGCCCGCGCGGAGGGAACAAAGCGGATTCGGCTTTAAATCGCTGCTTGCTTCCAGCAGGCGCGAGCAGGAAGCAAGGCAGGCCGCGGAGCAGTACGCCAGCCGGCTCGCTTTGGAGGAAGAAACAAGCGGCGGAGAAGATATTGAATGGAAAAGTCTGTTTTTGGGGCGTTTCGGCGAGGAGGACGAATTCCGCAAAGTCCGGCTGTGCATTGTACAGAGGGAGGAGACGCTCGATCAGATCGCGGAGCGTTATCAGCTCAATCCGCGTGAAATCGCGCTGTACAACCGTCTCTCCAATCAGAGCGTCGCCCAGGGACAGGTGCTCTACATTCCTTGACTTCGCAGCGCAGCGAAAGTTGTCCGGCGCTCTGAACATCCGCCTCCGCCTTGAACCGGGGCTGCTCCCTTATTGCTTGCGACGGCGTTTTCCAAATGGAAAACGCCTTTTTTATTTTTGGGCGTTCCAATAAGAAGGCGCATCAACGATCCGCTTCCGTTTTTTCATGTGGATGATGTCCGCTTGGCGGGCCCAATATCGCGCGGTCAGGTTGACTGAACGGCTCAATAACGGTAAAATAGACATAATCTTATGTTGATCTCAACAACGTTGATGGGGAAGAGCCGGCAGATGAGCCTTCAGAGAGCAAAACCGTGTATGCTGTGAGGTTTTGCAGGATATCGCTGCGGCAGGTCGCCCCGGAGTTGCCCGCCGTACTGCAGCGTTTAAACGTGTGATGCCTGCGTACCGGCCGGCCGGCAGCAGCCGTTATCTGTTCAGAGTGCCGTTCTCCCGGAAAGGGACACGGAACAAAGGTGGTACCACGGAAGATAACCTTTCGTCCTTTGCTATAGGGGCGAGAGGTTTTTTTATTTTTCAAAATCTAGCAAAGTTCACGTTTCATGCCTGACCTTTCTTAGATTTCACCGCGAAACTATTGCTGGCCCGTATAAGACGGCGGCTGCAGTTTCCGCTTGCAAGCTACAATTACTCATAGTGAGGATGAACGCGATGTCTGAGAAACAAACGACAACGGAAATGCCGACGACATACGATCCGAAAGCGGCAGAACAAAAAGGCTACGATTACTGGATAGAAGGCGGCTACTTCAAAGCCGGTCAAAGACCGGATGCGAAGCCGTATACGATCGTCATTCCGCCTCCGAACGTGACGGGGATGCTTCATATCGGCCACGCGCTTGATTTTACGCTGCAGGATATTTTGATCCGCACGAAACGGATGCAGGGCTATGACGCCCTC carries:
- a CDS encoding LysM peptidoglycan-binding domain-containing protein — its product is MTDQSNGLRFDVYERVHLPDEVPAIEELEEIELVPRIQVVQQGNQALLKGQLLLRGVYRTLESETSPQTMEHRIPVEITLPMNRIERLDDISVEIDNFDVDLLSVRTLNITGVLSLLGIKMEGAPEPDPSWQEEPFTVVHRRDPDFLPDNAGAGAASVFPNPAADDAAWGAARRAAAEPGADYEGAQPYKAYAAPPQTAGLHSAPQPSFRQPAAPDPEAYWPVERPAAELARPQADRPPHQTAAADAYAQPSFPAWTQQLQQAIRPQPPHEPVTEPFAGEAESHSDISAGYTSYPEKDREPEPQGWELLSGGADAQLYNEPEEEDQYQDVPDRAEAEAYFHSVAGAYAEQTEGADQRPDEDEAEEEPVYFSPFFTEPEASFAAAPPDNEKQEMRVAVGSKKPHQPQEPARREQSGFGFKSLLASSRREQEARQAAEQYASRLALEEETSGGEDIEWKSLFLGRFGEEDEFRKVRLCIVQREETLDQIAERYQLNPREIALYNRLSNQSVAQGQVLYIP